GTGCCAGGCGCGAGTGTCGGTGCATCACACGACACCTCTTGCCCGGCCTCGAGCAACAGCACCTTGAGGCGCTTGGTCAGGCCTTCAATGTCCAGCGGAGTCGTCAGGTAAGCCGTCGGTGCCATAGGCAAGGCTTCGCGCACACTGGCGCTGTCACTGCGCTCACTGAGCAGAATAAATGGCAGCGCCGGAACAGCGCGGCGCTGGCGTACAGCGCGCAGCAGGTCCAGGCCACCTATGCCGGGCAAGTCCCTGTCGGCAATCACCAGGCCATAAGGTTTTTTGCCCAGCAGCGCGAACGCCTGCTGGCCGTCACCACAGACATCCAGCTGAGCGTCGCAGCGCACAGTCAACACGACTTGCTTGAGCAAGTCCCGAGTCCAAGGATCGGCCTCGGCAATCAATACATTTGGTACTGCTTTTAAATCTACAACCGTCATCCAATATGCTCCCCGCGCAATGCCTGCACCTTAGTCAAAGGCCATTCGCGGATACAGAAAAAAAACCCCAAACAAATGCATCAGGCACAAAAAAACCGCCGAAGCGGTTTTTTTGCATCTCAGCTCACACCCTCAAGGGCGGGGCTCAAGCCAGTTCAGCGAAGCACTCTTCGATGATGGCCAGGCCTTTGTCCAGTTGCTCGTCCGGCGAGGTCAACGGAACCAGTACGCGCAGTACGTTGCCGTAAGTGCCGCACGACAGCAGGATCAAACCTTTATCACGTGCCTTGGCAACCACTTGGGCCACTGCAGCGGCGTTGGGTTTGTGCGAGTCGCCGCCTTCGAACAGCTCGACCGCAATCATCGCGCCCAGGGCACGCACGTCACCGATAACCGGGTACTTGGCCTGAATGGCCTTGAGGCCCGTGACCAGACGCTCGCCAACTTCTTTGCAGCGATCCAGCAGGTGTTCTTCTTCAAACACCTCAAGTACTGCCAGCGCAGCGGCGCAAGCAATCGGGCTGCCGGCATAGGTGCCGCCCAGGCCCCCTGGCGCAATGGCGTCCATGTACTCCGCCTTGCCGCACACACCGGCCAGCGGGAAGCCGCCAGCGATGGATTTGGCGAAGGTGGTCAGGTCGGCAGTAACGCCCATCTGTTCCATGGCGAAGAAGGTGCCAGTACGGCCAGCGCCGGTTTGCACTTCGTCAGCGATCAGCAGGATGCCGTGCTTGTCGCACAGCTCGCGCAGGCGGGCCATGAACGCTTTCGGCGCCACGTAGAAGCCACCTTCGCCCTGAACCGGCTCGATGATGATGGCAGCGATGTCTTTAGGCTCGGCATCGTTTTTGAAGATGCGTTCGATGCTGGCGATGGAATCGTCAACCGAGATGCCATGCATTTCGCACGGGAACAGAGCGCGGAAGATGCCGCCTGGCATCAGGCCCATGCCTGCCGAGTACGGCACGACTTTGCCGGTCAGGCCCAGGGTCATCATGGTGCGACCGTGGTACGCGCCAGTGAAAGCGATCACGCCAGCACGGCCAGTGGCAGCGCGGGCAATTTTCACGGCGTTTTCAACGGCTTCAGAACCGGTGGTGACCAACAGGGTTTTCTTGTCGAAATTGCCCGGCACCTTGGCGTTGATCTTTTCGCACAGCTCAACGTACGGCTCGTAAGCCAGTACCTGGAAGCAGGTGTGGGTCAGCTTGGTCAGTTGCTCTTGCACGGCGGCAATGATTTTCGGGTGCAGGTGACCGGTGTTCAGTACCGCGATACCGCCCGCAAAGTCGATAAATTCACGACCTTCAACGTCGGTTACGGTGGCGTTCTTCGCCGACTCGGCAAAGATCGGGTGGATCTGGCCAACACCGCGCGGGACAGCAGCTTCACGGCGTTTCATCAGGGATGCGTTGGTCTTGTTGCTCATGGTGTTCCTCATTCGCCGCTCATCAAGCGGCGTGGTTCAAGGCTGACGCGCCGGGAAGACAACAGGCCAGCATGCGATGATCGACTGGCATGGCGCTCCCGGCCACAAAAATTAACAGTTTGAAACGCAGGGGAAGCATCGCTCTCGTGCCCCCTCTGCTTGAACCACCCGCCGGGTTTAGATGCCCAGGCAGAGATATTTGATTTCCAGGTAATCTTCAATGCCGTACTTGGAGCCTTCACGGCCCAGGCCCGAAGCCTTGATACCGCCGAACGGCGCGACTTCGTTGGAGATCAGGCCGGTGTTCACACCCACCATGCCGTACTCCAGGGCTTCAGCCACACGGAACACACGGCTCAAGTCGCGGGCATAGAAATACGACGCCAGACCGAACTCGGTGTCGTTGGCCATTGCGATCACTTCAGCTTCGTCTTTGAAGCGGAACAGTGGCGCCAGCGGGCCGAAGGTTTCTTCCTTCGCCACGGCTGCGTTTTTCGGCACGTTGATCAGAATGGTCGGCTCGAAGAAGCTGCCTTCCAGGCTGTTGCCGCCGGCCAGCAGGGTGGCGCCTTTGCTCAGTGCGTCAGCGATGTGCTCTTTGACCTTGGCCACGGCCTTGTCGTCGATCAGGGGGCCTGTGGTGGTGCCTTCGTCCAGACCGTTGCCGATCTTGAGCTTGGCCACGGCCACTTTCAGTTTTTCAGCGAACGCGTCGTAGACCGAATCCTGAATGTACAGGCGGTTGGCGCAAACGCAGGTCTGGCCATTGTTGCGATATTTGGAAATGATCGCGCCTTCGACGGCCTTATCCAGGTCCGCGTCGTCGAACACGATGAAAGGTGCGTTGCCGCCCAGTTCCAGCGACACTTTCTTGATGTCTTTGGCGCATTCGGCCATCAGTTGACGACCGATTTCGGTCGAGCCGGTGAAGGACAGTTTGCGCACGATCGGGTTGCTGGTCAGCTCGCCGCCGATGTCGCCAGCGCTGCCGGTCACAACGCTCAACACGCCTTTAGGGATGCCGGCACGGTGCGCCAGCTCAACCAGGGCCAAGGCCGAGAACGGGGTTTGCGAAGCGGGCTTGATCACCATGGTGCAGCCAGCAGCCAGTGCCGGGCCAGCTTTGCGGGTGATCATGGCGGCCGGGAAGTTCCACGGGGTGATTGCAGCGGTCACGCCGATCGGTTGCTTGATCACGATCAGACGCTTGTCTGGCTGGTGGCCCGGGATCACGTCGCCGTAAATGCGCTTGGCTTCTTCAGCGAACCACTCGATGAACGAGGCCGCGTAAACGATTTCGCCCTTGGCTTCGGCCAGCGGCTTACCTTGTTCCAGGGTCATCAGGCGACCAAGGTCGTCCTGGTTTTCGATCAGCAGCTCAAACCAGCGACGCAGCTTGTTTGCACGCTCTTTGGCGGTCAGGGCACGCCAGGCGGGCAACGCCTTGTCAGCAGCTTCAATGGCGCGACGGGTTTCAACCGCGCCCATTTTTGGCACTGTACCGATGATTTCACCGGTAGCAGGGTTGTTGACCTTGATTGTCTGGCCACCGTCCGCATCGACCCAAGCACCATCGATATAGGCTTGTTGGCGGAACAACTGTGCGTCTTTGAGCTGCATGTGGGCTTTCCTTAACAGCACCGCGCAGGCGCGGAGCGAATTATTAAAAGTAGAAAGGCGCCGTAGAAGGCTGCCGTCAGGAAGTCATTCACTGCCAAAGTATCTAGAAAACGCACAAAGAGTTAGCCGTGCGGTTTAGCACTCAGACAAGAGCGTTTGAAATCTCAAACGAATCCTAGGGTCAAAGGGGGTAAAGGACAATAGCCTGTTCGAAAAAAAGAACAAGCGGCCCTGTTTTACTGCTTTTCCACCAGGTTCCCATTAATAGCCCATAACGCACCAATAAACACCTGACGAATCAGCAGCATGGACGGGCGACACACAGATGAGTATTATGGCGCCCGCGTCGCACCAGTAGCTCAGCTGGATAGAGTACTGCCCTCCGAAGGCAGTGGTCGTGGGTTCGAATCCCGCCTGGTGCACCATCTTCTTTCCCTTGCTCAAGGGAATAGCGTCAAAACCAACATTTCCCAACGCATTTTTGCCTCTCGCCGAGAACCCGGTGAGTCGTCGCGTGCCTGTGTTTCAGTCTTTTTTCAGCTAAACGCGGGTGAGGTTAAATTTTTATGGGCAACTGACGAAAGGCTGGTTACTATAGCCGGCGTTTTGCGGAGAGCTGGCCGAGTGGCCGAAGGCGCTCCCCTGCTAAGGGAGTACACCTCAAAAGGGTGTCGGGGGTTCGAATCCCCCGTTCTCCGCCATATTTACGCCGTCTCTAAATACGTTCCCTTGTTCAAGGGAACCGTGTTTTCCCCCCCTCCAAATTGAACCCGACGTGCATTTGCGCGTGGTTTTGTCGCGCCTGCAGAAAACTGGCTACAGTCCATCTTCCTGTTACGGAGGACGCCATATGTTCAGTCATATCCAGATCGGGGCACGGGACGTGCCTGCAATGACTTTGTTTTACGACACCGTGCTGAGCACGCTGGGCCTGGTGCGTCTTGCTAACGAAGATATAGACAACAGCCCTGCGGGCGCCGGGTGGCAACGGCCGGGGCACTATTGGCCGCAGTTTTATATTCAATTGCCGATCAATGGGTTGGCCGCGACGTGGGGCAATGGGGTGCAGGTCAGTTTTGGCGCGCATTCGATTGAGCAGGTGGATGCGGCGTGGCAGGCAGCCATGCGAATGGGTGGGACCGATGAGGGACCGCCCGGCAAACGCCCGCAGTATGGCGACGACTATTACGGCGCGTACTGCCGCGACCCGGAAGGAAACAAGCTGTGCTTTGTGTTTGCAAAGACGCTGGTACCAGAGCTGAAGTGACTCGCAAGGGCCGTGCCGCAGCGTGGGAGCGGGCAACCCCGCTCCCACGATAGAGCCGCTACTGCGCGGCTACACCGCCAAAGCGGGTTGTCATTGCGTTGATAAAATCTTCCAGGCTCATTTTCTGGCCGTTGAGATCCACCTCACCCGCTGCATACTTCAGCGTCGCCAGGATGTTGTTGCCATCCACTTTTGCCAAACCGGTCTGTACCGCCATGACGCCGGCCATTTCACTGTTTGCACTGGCCATTTTGGCAATCGCTTGCGGATCTGTTTGACCAACCAGTTGTGCCTGAACCGCAGACAAATCGGCAATCATGGGTTTGGACAACTGCAATTTGGCGTCCAGCGCAGTCACCATTTGCTTGGTGACTTCAATAGGCGCCAGCTCAAACGAGGCAGGTTGCGCCAGGCTCATGGCAGCGTTGAACTGGCTTTCGCCATTGGCAGTTTTAAGCGTCAGTTTTTCCAGCGCCAGTTGCGGTCTGGCCGCCAGCAGCTTTTCAACATCGACCTGCATCCTGGCCTGTTCCTCCGCCGTCAGGGGTGTTTGCGGCAAGGTACCGTCGACTTG
This genomic stretch from Pseudomonas deceptionensis harbors:
- the gabT gene encoding 4-aminobutyrate--2-oxoglutarate transaminase — encoded protein: MSNKTNASLMKRREAAVPRGVGQIHPIFAESAKNATVTDVEGREFIDFAGGIAVLNTGHLHPKIIAAVQEQLTKLTHTCFQVLAYEPYVELCEKINAKVPGNFDKKTLLVTTGSEAVENAVKIARAATGRAGVIAFTGAYHGRTMMTLGLTGKVVPYSAGMGLMPGGIFRALFPCEMHGISVDDSIASIERIFKNDAEPKDIAAIIIEPVQGEGGFYVAPKAFMARLRELCDKHGILLIADEVQTGAGRTGTFFAMEQMGVTADLTTFAKSIAGGFPLAGVCGKAEYMDAIAPGGLGGTYAGSPIACAAALAVLEVFEEEHLLDRCKEVGERLVTGLKAIQAKYPVIGDVRALGAMIAVELFEGGDSHKPNAAAVAQVVAKARDKGLILLSCGTYGNVLRVLVPLTSPDEQLDKGLAIIEECFAELA
- a CDS encoding VOC family protein, with product MFSHIQIGARDVPAMTLFYDTVLSTLGLVRLANEDIDNSPAGAGWQRPGHYWPQFYIQLPINGLAATWGNGVQVSFGAHSIEQVDAAWQAAMRMGGTDEGPPGKRPQYGDDYYGAYCRDPEGNKLCFVFAKTLVPELK
- the gabD gene encoding NADP-dependent succinate-semialdehyde dehydrogenase, which encodes MQLKDAQLFRQQAYIDGAWVDADGGQTIKVNNPATGEIIGTVPKMGAVETRRAIEAADKALPAWRALTAKERANKLRRWFELLIENQDDLGRLMTLEQGKPLAEAKGEIVYAASFIEWFAEEAKRIYGDVIPGHQPDKRLIVIKQPIGVTAAITPWNFPAAMITRKAGPALAAGCTMVIKPASQTPFSALALVELAHRAGIPKGVLSVVTGSAGDIGGELTSNPIVRKLSFTGSTEIGRQLMAECAKDIKKVSLELGGNAPFIVFDDADLDKAVEGAIISKYRNNGQTCVCANRLYIQDSVYDAFAEKLKVAVAKLKIGNGLDEGTTTGPLIDDKAVAKVKEHIADALSKGATLLAGGNSLEGSFFEPTILINVPKNAAVAKEETFGPLAPLFRFKDEAEVIAMANDTEFGLASYFYARDLSRVFRVAEALEYGMVGVNTGLISNEVAPFGGIKASGLGREGSKYGIEDYLEIKYLCLGI